TCGTCTCCAGGGCCAATCGCTGCTCCATCTCGATGTCGTAGCCAATGTAGCAGAGCTTCTCCTTCATTATGCGGACCGTTTCGAAGTCGGCGGAATGATTGAAAGCGTAGCCACGTAGTAACAATAACTAATGATCATGGAAAGATGCGAAATTATAACAGTTTGGCATAATGTAATTGTGAGGCAAAGCAACCTTTATCAAATAGCGAGTGATGTCGCGACCGGCAATGTCCAGTCGTCGCGTCAGATGGGGCAGGGCGAACTCCTCGTAGACGGGACAAATATGCGTCACACCATCGCCCGAATCGATCACCACGCCGGAGATCAGACCCTGGGCATATAGCGTCAGCACGGCCTGGATGGCAATGTACGCCGAATCGAAGCCGTATTTCTCGAACATGACCTGTGAACATAAACACAACAAACCACGTTAGTTTGAAGTGGGGTTTTAACATATGGTATGGCTCACCTCAATCATCTTCTCGCGATTCTTTGTGGGATTCATGGGCGGCTCGGTCAGCAGGATTTTTGTGTTCGTCGGATCGATGTCCATCTTTTTGGGACCGAACGTGTAGTCCCACACGTGGCACATGTCGTCCCAGTTGCGCACCACACCGTTCTCCATCGGATAGGAGACCTCCAGCAGGGATCGCAGCTGTGAGGCCTCATCGCCGACCATCAGATCCTGTAAATTCGTTCGTCAGAGGACGCAGCGTTAGTGTCCGTAGCTTTCTCAATGGGTAGCGATTAGGATTCGGATAGGTTTGGACtgtttggttggttggttgggtATTTGCTTAGAGGCTGGGATGGTTAGTCATTAGTATGGGAGACATACACAGGTGGAAGGCACAATCACAGCGAGCACACTAAAAGAATGCAACCAAACTCGTCTAAACAATCAACGATTAACAAGAGGCAGCAGTGAGTGAGTAGTTCCGGAAAAGGACTTGCCATTCCGAAACTCTGGCAAACACAGGGACATGCTAAACAAACTAGGGATTAAAATAGGGCTAAGCAGACACAGGATATCATGCAGACGAGAACCTAACAATTTCAAATCAGCAAATCACAATTAAAACGATCAGCAACCGAATTTGGTTGCCTGAAGATATGTACAAAAAACCAAAGGGTGTAAGCTTGGAAACAAATGGTATAAAAACATAGGAGTAAAagttaaataacaaaaattatatttacgTAAAtttgtcgttaaattgaacaGATTCGATTGGAATTCGGTTTTAAACACGCCTCAGATTTATCCGATATGAGAATTAATAGatttgttcttattttttttttttcgtttttttttttttgtggatgGAGTACAATTATAGATGATGGCCAAAAGGAAGCAACAAGATAGTTGGACGGGGCCGGAATATAGTTGGGAAAATATTCAAGGCAAACAACTAGTGAAAAATGTGAACAGTTAACAGttaagttaattaattaattaaatccTAAGTGCGCAGCTTGAACTTCAGGAAAATTTCGCAATATTTTGTCAAGCGTgtgttgttttggtttttggtatTTTCGTATTGTGTCAATCGTAtacaaatttttattatttgatgTTTACTTGGTGATTAGATTTCTTAGTGGTAGTTTGgagtttggttttttgttgttttttttttaactataCAAACTTGACTTACATCGACATGTAAATCCtgcaaaatatttgtttttaaaaatatatgtgaaaaaaagaacagaaaaatgtataagaatattaaaaaagaacaGAAAGATTACAATTTTaagattatttattttctgtatCGTTTTTGTTGCTATTCAAGATGTGTTCTTAATGATTTTGATGTTTCTTCTGTCTAAACTAAAGAACTTCTAAGTAAGATCTATATATCGAAATCAAGTGATGCATTAAAAAAAGCTTAATGTCCGCGGGGTTCAGCCTCCATATCCACAGTTCTCTGAGCTATGCCTAAACCTGGGTTAGAATCAGATATCCACGGACCAACTTTTAGCATGATATATTCaccataatatatatatatatagtatgcATGTGTATAATACTATGAGGGCCCACACACCGAGACCGAATGCAACTCAAGCAAAAATGCAATGTTGGGATAAGTGACCCCCAGAAGAGATGAAATCAAGATGGTAAATGAAACGATATGCGAATGGGGTAGAtcgaaaacaaattatatagAAGTAAGTAGATATGCGACACTAATAGACAGAATAGAAAATAGAGCAATTCCACTCCAAAATCAGATGGGTTGGGGGTGAAAAAATATGGTGGGTAATTTGGTGGATAGTGAACTTCTATGCGCTAAATGTATTTCTTGCCGTTTAACTAGTCATGGAGTAGTTACATCGAAAAAAATATGATATAATATATGGATATTCGTGTATTTGATGGCCTGTGCACAATTGAATTTGTGTAGTGTATATGGTTATACTATCTCATCATgttgtttattaatttgaaaTACTTTAATTGGTAAGTACGATGGACCATACCTTGACTTCGATGTCGCCGATTTTGTTGACCGCCCGAATCATGGGTCGCCCCACCATCGAGGGAAAAATGTGGGTGGGAAAATTGCTGCCGGCATATCCGCACTTAACGAACTGAAAAATAAATGGAGATAccataaatacatacatatatattattgtGTATATGGAAAAgtattaaaataatatgatAGCAGACAATTTCTTAAATTTGTGCACAAAGATAAGGATATCTAACTTTAACTTTAATGTATAAGAAAACTGAGAGCTAAGCCCAAAACACGTAATAATTTGAAATGCTTCTGTATCAACAGGTACTTAAAAGttgaacataataataaataattatttttgattatttggTTTTCAGACCAGCTATATAATTTTTCTCGGTGCAGCATTTGCTTGCGCTTTTACTGTTGTGGTTTATCGAACGCTTATCGAAATCGGGCCGTTATCACAATACAAAAATTCTGGGCCTGCGATAAGAACTGAATGTCGGAAATTTTATGGAAGTGTTGGTGTGTGCCAGTGTCGCTCTTTTCGAAAAATATGTAGGTGTGGGAGATACTGAGTAACGCTGGAATCGTGAGTAATCCACTGATTAGTCAAGCGGAGAGCTAGAAGAAGAGCGGGGAAGCGGAATATGAAGGAGAGGAAGAGGCAATCGCGTAATTGCAACTGCTGCAACTGCTTGACTAACCGCGACGTCAACGCCCGCTTGCCGGCAAGCAGTGGATttagcagcagcagaagcgcTGCTTAGACCACAAGAAGAAGAAAACGAAAGAAGCGCAGCCAACAACACTCGAAATGTGTGTCACACACCAGTCGATGGTGatggtgtgggtgtgtgtgctcTGTTTTCTCCGCTTCTGGGTGATGTGGGCGGTGCGGGTGGTGACTTTCCCGTTATCTTACCCCAGTGCCGTTATCACAGACGATAACATTGCGACCCTTGCTGTCCATGCTTGAAGGACTCAAAACCGGATCTGGAAAACCACTGCTTCTGCTACTCCCGTTGCTTCTGCCTCTGCTGCGGC
The Drosophila mauritiana strain mau12 chromosome X, ASM438214v1, whole genome shotgun sequence DNA segment above includes these coding regions:
- the LOC117147159 gene encoding actin-related protein 2 isoform X1 encodes the protein MDSKGRNVIVCDNGTGFVKCGYAGSNFPTHIFPSMVGRPMIRAVNKIGDIEVKDLHVDDLMVGDEASQLRSLLEVSYPMENGVVRNWDDMCHVWDYTFGPKKMDIDPTNTKILLTEPPMNPTKNREKMIEVMFEKYGFDSAYIAIQAVLTLYAQGLISGVVIDSGDGVTHICPVYEEFALPHLTRRLDIAGRDITRYLIKLLLLRGYAFNHSADFETVRIMKEKLCYIGYDIEMEQRLALETTVLVESYTLPDGRVIKVGGERFEAPEALFQPHLINVEGPGIAELAFNTIQAADIDIRPELYKHIVLSGGSTMYPGLPSRLEREIKQLYLERVLKNDTEKLAKFKIRIEDPPRRKDMVFIGGAVLAEVTKDRDGFWMSKQEYQEQGLKVLQKLQKISH
- the LOC117147159 gene encoding actin-related protein 2 isoform X2, whose protein sequence is MDSKGRNVIVCDNGTGFVKCGYAGSNFPTHIFPSMVGRPMIRAVNKIGDIEVKDLMVGDEASQLRSLLEVSYPMENGVVRNWDDMCHVWDYTFGPKKMDIDPTNTKILLTEPPMNPTKNREKMIEVMFEKYGFDSAYIAIQAVLTLYAQGLISGVVIDSGDGVTHICPVYEEFALPHLTRRLDIAGRDITRYLIKLLLLRGYAFNHSADFETVRIMKEKLCYIGYDIEMEQRLALETTVLVESYTLPDGRVIKVGGERFEAPEALFQPHLINVEGPGIAELAFNTIQAADIDIRPELYKHIVLSGGSTMYPGLPSRLEREIKQLYLERVLKNDTEKLAKFKIRIEDPPRRKDMVFIGGAVLAEVTKDRDGFWMSKQEYQEQGLKVLQKLQKISH